Proteins found in one Panicum hallii strain FIL2 chromosome 4, PHallii_v3.1, whole genome shotgun sequence genomic segment:
- the LOC112890899 gene encoding probable carboxylesterase 12, whose protein sequence is MLSNKSSPAADKTAANEIAIDHPLKIRIYKNGRIEQVLRSPFVPASEDPGNTGVATRDVAIDREAGMAARLFLPTGAVAAGRRLPLLLFFHGGSFAAVAAESAFCRTYHRYATSLAARARALVVSVEYRLVPEHPMTAAYDDAWTALRWAASSADPWLLYHADRRCTFVAGDGAGGDIAYRTAVRASRDGEDIDIDGLLLIHPYFWEPEWPPSENTGQCHGGFLTTPQVAATVSLPCRRALVAVAEKQGAVREPGRRSAARMRGCWWRGELTIVELNGEDHGFFHMYGPASASTERFMDTVVEFVNKKEHDQGSIMLHGKKEVAQSLSNGPCKAVSAEVPRGAVTKSCL, encoded by the coding sequence ATGCTTTCAAACAAAAGCAGCCCTGCAGCAGATAAGACTGCCGCCAATGAGATCGCCATTGACCACCCTCTCAAGATACGCATATACAAGAACGGCCGAATCGAGCAGGTCCTGCGCAGTCCCTTCGTGCCAGCGTCCGAGGACCCTGGCAACACCGGCGTCGCGACGAGGGACGTTGCCATCGACCGAGAGGCCGGCATGGCCGCGCGCCTGTTTCTACCCACCGGCGCCGTCGCAGCAGGCCGGAGGCTTCCCCTCCTCTTGTTCTTCCATGGCGGTTCCTTCGCCGCCGTGGCGGCGGAGAGCGCGTTCTGCCGGACGTACCACCGTTACGCCACCTCCCTCGCCGCGCGCGCCAGGGCGCTCGTCGTGTCCGTGGAGTACCGTCTCGTGCCGGAGCATCCCATGACCGCGGCCTACGACGACGCCTGGACCGCGCTCCGGTGGGCGGCATCCTCCGCTGACCCCTGGCTCCTGTACCACGCGGACCGCCGCTGCACcttcgtcgccggcgacggcgcgggtGGCGACATCGCATACCGCACGGCCGTACGCGCCAGCCGGGATGGCGAGGACATTGACATCGATGGGCTACTTCTCATCCATCCCTACTTCTGGGAACCCGAGTGGCCCCCTTCAGAAAATACCGGCCAATGCCATGGTGGGTTTCTCACGACGCCGCAGGTGGCCGCGACCGTGTCACTGCCATGCCGGCGCGCGCTGGTCGCCGTGGCCGAGAAGCAGGGCGCCGTCAGGGAACCCGGGCGCAGGTCTGCGGCACGCATGCGTGGCTGCTGGTGGCGCGGCGAGTTGACCATCGTGGAATTGAACGGTGAGGACCACGGCTTCTTCCACATGTACGGGCCGGCGAGTGCTAGCACCGAGAGATTCATGGACACCGTAGTGGAATTCGTAAACAAGAAGGAGCATGACCAGGGTTCAATAATGTTGCATGGTAAAAAGGAGGTTGCCCAAAGCTTGTCTAATGGGCCATGTAAGGCCGTGTCGGCAGAAGTTCCAAGGGGAGCTGTGACCAAGAGCTGCCTGTAG
- the LOC112890261 gene encoding uncharacterized protein LOC112890261, with protein MGDQTKCSSYTRLGLRRWPRPARGFRLSPTRISVRRLRARLSTLLGLLGRYVRNLRLLTRGRVAAGSSSPPAGATGGSRRFLVGGQKPSAVAGKGAHQVGGNGNGSKAPRRPPCMRSNSFYARAVAECLEFIKGSNVPPASPSPLAPHGTPRRGSRC; from the coding sequence ATGGGTGATCAGACCAAGTGCTCGTCGTACACGAGGCTGGGCCTGCGGCGGTGGCCGCGGCCGGCGAGGGGGTTCCGGCTGAGCCCGACGCGCATCTCCGTGCGCCGCCTGCGTGCCAGGCTGTCTACGCTGCTGGGGCTCCTGGGCCGCTACGTGCGCAACCTGCGGCTGCTCACGAGGGGCCGCGTCGCGGCGGGCAGCAGCTCGCCCCCTGCCGGCgccaccggcggcagcaggaggtttCTGGTGGGCGGCCAGAAACCAAGCGCCGTCGCCGGAAAGGGAGCTCATCAGGTTGGTGGGAACGGCAACGGCAGCaaggcgccgcggcggccgccgtgcATGCGTTCCAACTCGTTCTATGCTCGCGCCGTCGCCGAGTGCCTCGAGTTCATCAAGGGCAGCAACGTCCCgccggcctcgccgtcgccgctggCGCCGCACGGCACGCCGCGGCGCGGCAGCAGGTGCTGA